Proteins co-encoded in one Planctomycetota bacterium genomic window:
- the nadC gene encoding carboxylating nicotinate-nucleotide diphosphorylase, translating into MPVQLPPLQRFEAVMRMTLDEDLADGGDVTSRLTIAEDAVGTGAFVQKAAGVVCGLPLVGHVARMFDERLVVETLPGFHMNNVEGSYATSRTEPVLRMRGPLRSLLAAERTCLNLLTHLSGIATLTRQFVTAVEGTGAKIYDTRKTTPGLRDLEKYAVRVGWGENHRMGLYDMVLVKDNHIAGLAMPLGQAVAEVVRRSRAEDADRPIEIEVDTLEQFEVVLGVPGVDVILLDNMDCPTMAKAVALRDAAGHGAVLEASGGVNLDTVRAIAETGVERIAIGALTHSAPALDIGLDVVADQ; encoded by the coding sequence ATGCCCGTGCAACTGCCGCCGCTGCAACGGTTTGAGGCCGTCATGCGGATGACGCTGGACGAGGACCTTGCCGATGGCGGCGATGTCACGAGTCGTCTGACGATCGCCGAGGACGCGGTCGGCACCGGGGCGTTCGTGCAAAAAGCGGCCGGGGTGGTGTGCGGCCTGCCGCTGGTCGGCCACGTCGCCCGGATGTTCGACGAGCGGCTCGTCGTCGAGACGCTGCCGGGGTTTCACATGAACAACGTCGAAGGGAGCTACGCCACGAGCCGGACCGAGCCGGTGCTGCGGATGCGCGGGCCGCTGAGGTCACTGCTGGCCGCCGAGCGGACCTGTCTGAACTTGCTCACGCACCTCTCGGGCATCGCCACGCTCACCCGGCAGTTCGTCACCGCCGTCGAGGGCACCGGTGCAAAGATCTACGACACCCGCAAAACCACGCCGGGTCTGCGTGACTTGGAGAAGTACGCCGTCCGCGTCGGCTGGGGCGAGAACCACCGCATGGGTCTGTACGACATGGTGCTGGTGAAGGACAACCACATCGCGGGGCTGGCGATGCCCTTGGGTCAGGCGGTCGCCGAGGTGGTGAGACGGAGCCGGGCCGAGGATGCCGATCGACCGATCGAGATCGAGGTCGACACGCTCGAACAGTTCGAAGTCGTGCTGGGCGTGCCGGGGGTGGACGTGATCCTTTTGGACAATATGGACTGCCCGACGATGGCCAAGGCGGTCGCGCTGCGGGACGCGGCGGGGCACGGAGCGGTGCTCGAAGCCAGCGGCGGCGTCAACCTCGACACCGTCCGCGCCATTGCCGAGACCGGCGTCGAACGCATCGCGATCGGTGCGTTGACCCACAGTGCGCCGGCCCTGGATATCGGGCTCGACGTCGTCGCGGATCAGTAA
- a CDS encoding serine/threonine-protein kinase: MKLQSVRAGKFRPRCAGCNRKFDLSISQSGRIKTAVGIDDGDDDLAAALGMEVTAIRKPPRRRKPTGNPSLRTDKPTARQPRTAEAAADSGATVAPTRRAVEADATVAPAPSSAAADGTMPPSQVADAPPANDPNALRLTGVEKPVAPANDPDALRVTNVPRDPGVPKRLGNYELQKKIGQGGMGSVYLARQISLDRDVALKMLASDLAGDEEFVARFTREAYAAAQLSHHNVVQVYDIGAEKPHHYFSMEFVPGTNLGKTSRDMGQLAPGEAVGLILQAARGLRYAHEMGLVHRDVKPENLLLNDEGIVKVADLGLAKRVGEVEPGRLGGSSESTRTMIRNRREAHTTKLDSASAASATQMSVAMGTPAYMAPEQALDAANVDQRADIYALGCSLYHLLTGRPPFEGSDAEEVMEMHTVRDPVPPDKVADAVPGSLGQIVLQMMAKDPADRPQTMRETIRVLEEWLEEFEGVGVTPTGDAEKTMAAAAGRYVSASMKSVRTWSIAGFYVLCVIGAILFAVFVESTVNKVGLAGACAGLAVTTTLAYLIYGGIKQRTHVWSRLRQLLTDGGLVDALGLLAGGVLMIVVLVSLNLHWWWLGAAVLGVGLAIGFHHAIDVPLIKQREAPLNSVKLLLRRLRKEGYDENALQHFVATKSGDHWEELYEEIFGYDEKIEARPVFGRDGGKERPRHGTWREPLLNWIDRRLEYKRKRRDEKMLIAVEKQRLRSKGIGEAVAEKQARANALRFADLAENFRQEAEEKAKPTIPAPREEEPVEEEQPDEPQATGTGSDAIEKRKIVYDDGKTNRVHESWFRRRFGSPVDIVLGPQLRLLLGFVLMGVFALWLNTGSWSAKFDTGLNLNDNLADVSQVAEDGSTTAGGSRRVRGEDEIDAGVDLRATGMTENIADRNNALTRYLHPTLGAKLSGFHVAIAAMILISSIVFAPRLFSVLTYGSVVATIGLMGVTIPGTQIMITWWIAAAIGGGIYLFALTFFRTDEGY, translated from the coding sequence ATGAAGCTCCAATCGGTCCGCGCCGGCAAGTTCCGCCCACGCTGCGCCGGCTGCAACCGGAAGTTCGACTTGTCCATCAGCCAGTCGGGCCGGATCAAAACCGCCGTCGGTATCGACGACGGTGACGACGATCTCGCGGCAGCCTTGGGCATGGAAGTGACCGCGATCCGCAAGCCGCCCAGGCGCCGCAAGCCCACCGGCAACCCGAGTCTGCGCACCGACAAGCCGACCGCGAGACAACCGCGCACCGCCGAGGCTGCGGCCGATTCCGGCGCGACCGTGGCCCCGACCCGACGTGCCGTCGAGGCCGACGCGACGGTCGCACCCGCCCCTTCGTCAGCTGCGGCCGACGGCACGATGCCGCCGAGCCAGGTCGCCGACGCTCCGCCGGCCAACGATCCGAACGCGCTGCGGTTGACCGGCGTGGAGAAACCGGTCGCCCCCGCCAACGACCCCGACGCCTTGCGCGTCACCAACGTCCCCCGCGATCCCGGCGTGCCCAAACGACTCGGCAATTACGAACTGCAAAAGAAGATCGGCCAAGGCGGCATGGGCAGCGTTTATCTCGCCCGCCAGATTTCACTCGACCGCGACGTGGCTCTGAAGATGCTCGCATCGGACCTGGCCGGCGACGAAGAATTCGTCGCCCGCTTCACCCGCGAGGCCTATGCCGCCGCCCAGCTTTCGCACCACAACGTCGTGCAGGTCTACGACATCGGCGCGGAGAAGCCGCACCACTACTTCTCGATGGAGTTCGTACCGGGCACCAACCTGGGCAAGACGTCGCGGGACATGGGCCAACTCGCGCCCGGCGAGGCGGTCGGTCTCATCCTGCAAGCGGCGCGAGGGCTGCGATATGCCCACGAGATGGGGCTCGTCCATCGCGATGTGAAGCCGGAGAACCTGCTGCTCAACGACGAGGGCATCGTCAAGGTCGCGGACCTGGGTCTGGCCAAACGTGTCGGTGAGGTGGAACCGGGCCGACTCGGCGGGTCCAGCGAATCCACGCGGACGATGATCCGCAACCGCCGTGAAGCCCACACCACCAAGCTCGACAGCGCGTCCGCAGCCAGCGCGACACAGATGTCGGTCGCCATGGGGACGCCGGCGTACATGGCCCCCGAGCAGGCGCTGGACGCCGCCAACGTGGACCAACGTGCCGACATCTACGCGCTGGGCTGTTCGCTGTACCACCTGCTCACCGGTCGGCCGCCCTTCGAAGGCAGCGATGCGGAAGAGGTCATGGAGATGCACACGGTCCGCGACCCGGTCCCGCCGGACAAGGTCGCCGACGCCGTGCCCGGCTCGCTGGGGCAGATCGTGCTGCAGATGATGGCCAAGGACCCGGCCGACCGCCCGCAAACGATGCGCGAAACGATTCGCGTTCTCGAAGAATGGCTCGAAGAGTTCGAGGGCGTGGGCGTCACGCCCACCGGCGACGCGGAGAAGACCATGGCCGCCGCCGCCGGGCGTTACGTCTCGGCATCCATGAAGTCGGTCCGCACCTGGAGCATTGCCGGCTTCTATGTGCTGTGCGTCATCGGCGCGATCCTGTTCGCGGTGTTCGTCGAGAGCACCGTCAACAAGGTCGGCCTCGCCGGTGCCTGTGCCGGGCTTGCGGTCACCACCACGCTCGCCTACCTGATCTACGGCGGGATCAAGCAGCGCACGCATGTCTGGTCCCGGCTCCGCCAACTCCTCACCGACGGCGGGCTCGTCGACGCTCTCGGTTTACTCGCGGGGGGCGTGCTGATGATCGTCGTGCTGGTCTCCCTGAACCTGCACTGGTGGTGGCTCGGGGCGGCCGTCCTGGGCGTCGGGCTCGCGATCGGTTTCCATCACGCGATCGACGTGCCGCTGATCAAGCAACGCGAAGCACCGCTCAACTCGGTCAAGCTCCTGTTGCGTCGCTTGAGAAAGGAAGGCTACGACGAGAACGCCCTCCAGCACTTCGTCGCGACCAAGTCCGGCGACCACTGGGAAGAGCTTTACGAGGAAATCTTCGGCTACGACGAGAAGATAGAAGCCCGCCCCGTCTTCGGACGGGACGGCGGCAAGGAACGCCCCCGCCACGGCACCTGGCGCGAGCCGCTGCTCAACTGGATCGACCGTCGGCTCGAGTACAAACGCAAACGCCGCGACGAGAAGATGCTCATCGCCGTCGAGAAGCAACGCCTGCGGAGCAAGGGCATCGGCGAAGCGGTTGCCGAGAAGCAAGCGCGGGCCAACGCGCTGCGGTTCGCCGACCTGGCCGAGAACTTCCGCCAGGAAGCCGAGGAGAAAGCCAAACCGACCATCCCCGCCCCGCGCGAGGAAGAACCGGTCGAGGAGGAGCAGCCCGACGAACCGCAAGCGACCGGCACCGGTTCCGACGCCATCGAGAAACGCAAGATCGTCTACGACGACGGCAAGACCAATCGCGTCCACGAAAGCTGGTTCCGCCGGCGGTTCGGCTCACCGGTCGACATCGTGCTCGGACCGCAGTTGCGACTGTTGCTGGGTTTCGTGCTGATGGGCGTGTTCGCGTTGTGGCTCAACACCGGCTCGTGGTCGGCGAAGTTCGATACCGGGCTCAACCTCAACGACAACCTGGCCGACGTGTCGCAGGTCGCCGAGGACGGGTCCACCACCGCCGGCGGCTCCCGCCGTGTCCGCGGCGAAGACGAAATCGACGCGGGCGTCGACCTCCGGGCGACCGGCATGACCGAGAACATCGCCGACCGGAACAACGCACTCACCCGGTATCTTCATCCAACCCTCGGCGCGAAGCTCAGCGGCTTCCACGTCGCCATCGCGGCGATGATCCTGATCTCCAGCATCGTCTTTGCCCCGCGACTCTTCAGCGTCCTGACCTACGGCTCGGTCGTCGCGACGATCGGCCTCATGGGCGTCACGATCCCGGGCACGCAAATCATGATCACGTGGTGGATCGCCGCCGCGATCGGTGGCGGAATCTACCTGTTCGCGCTCACGTTCTTCCGCACCGACGAGGGTTACTGA
- a CDS encoding FAD-dependent oxidoreductase: MSEIRTDVLIVGGGTGGVAAALAACDLDKRVVMTEPTPWLGGQLTSQAVPPDEHRWIEQFGCTASYRRFREGVRQYYRDHYPLTDAARRDPHLNPGGGDVSRLCFEPRVGVAVIDAMLAAHRASGRLMVLHGIEPVDVDTVKGKVRHVGFSDGSHVSADMLLDATELGDLLPLAKAAYTIGSEAQSEFGEPDAPSVGDVEDVQSFTWVAAIDHDPDHPRPIKKPASYDRWLAEPQPDVPDGRLIDWQYTRPTDAFSGRGSLFEEEGAYSLFRYRQVVDDLQWQIGVTDVSLLNWPQNDYAGGRVVDVPAELAKQRLAEAKELTRCVVYWLQQQEPGIRLRPDMLGTNDGFALAPYHREGRRIRARFTITQQHVAAKCRPDGKAEVFADSVGVGAYRMDLHPSASGRSSMYAEVCPFQIPMHALLPADGPSNLIAAAKNIGTTHLTNGCYRLHPIEWNIGEAAGVMAAVGTDVATVQDVLRKRGVELAWPTIGIF, encoded by the coding sequence GTGAGCGAGATTCGAACGGACGTGTTAATCGTCGGCGGCGGGACCGGTGGGGTCGCTGCGGCGCTGGCGGCGTGTGATCTAGACAAGCGCGTGGTCATGACCGAGCCGACGCCTTGGCTCGGCGGGCAACTCACCAGCCAAGCCGTCCCGCCGGACGAGCACCGCTGGATCGAGCAGTTCGGCTGTACCGCGAGCTACCGACGCTTCCGCGAAGGCGTGCGGCAGTACTACCGCGATCATTACCCGTTGACCGACGCCGCCCGGCGTGATCCGCACCTCAATCCCGGCGGCGGCGATGTGAGCCGACTGTGCTTCGAGCCACGCGTGGGCGTGGCGGTGATCGACGCGATGTTGGCGGCGCATCGGGCCAGCGGCCGGCTCATGGTGCTGCACGGGATCGAGCCGGTCGATGTCGACACGGTCAAGGGCAAGGTGCGACACGTCGGTTTCTCCGACGGCTCGCACGTCTCGGCCGACATGTTGCTCGATGCGACGGAACTCGGCGACCTACTGCCGTTGGCGAAAGCGGCGTACACGATCGGCAGCGAAGCGCAGTCCGAGTTCGGCGAACCGGACGCGCCGAGTGTCGGCGACGTTGAAGATGTGCAGAGCTTCACATGGGTCGCGGCGATCGACCACGACCCGGACCACCCGCGGCCGATCAAGAAGCCGGCGAGTTACGACCGATGGCTCGCCGAACCGCAGCCTGACGTGCCCGACGGGAGGCTGATTGATTGGCAGTACACCCGACCGACCGACGCGTTCAGCGGTCGCGGTTCCTTGTTCGAGGAAGAGGGTGCGTACTCGTTGTTCCGCTACCGGCAAGTCGTTGATGATTTGCAGTGGCAGATCGGCGTGACGGACGTGTCCTTGTTGAACTGGCCGCAGAACGATTACGCCGGTGGTCGAGTGGTCGATGTCCCGGCCGAGCTCGCGAAGCAGCGGCTGGCCGAGGCGAAAGAGTTGACCCGCTGTGTCGTTTACTGGCTGCAACAACAGGAGCCCGGCATCCGTCTGCGGCCGGACATGCTCGGTACGAACGACGGCTTCGCGCTCGCCCCGTATCACCGCGAGGGGCGTCGCATCCGCGCCCGGTTCACGATCACCCAGCAGCACGTTGCCGCCAAATGTCGCCCCGACGGCAAGGCGGAGGTCTTCGCGGACAGCGTCGGCGTCGGGGCGTACCGCATGGACTTGCATCCCTCGGCGTCGGGTCGATCGAGCATGTACGCGGAGGTCTGTCCGTTCCAGATTCCGATGCACGCGCTGCTCCCCGCCGACGGGCCAAGCAACCTGATCGCCGCCGCGAAGAACATCGGCACGACGCACTTGACCAACGGCTGTTATCGCCTGCACCCGATCGAGTGGAACATCGGTGAGGCGGCGGGCGTGATGGCGGCGGTGGGAACGGATGTCGCGACGGTGCAGGACGTGCTGCGCAAACGCGGCGTTGAGCTCGCCTGGCCGACGATTGGCATCTTCTGA
- a CDS encoding c-type cytochrome yields the protein MAAANKSLLAATLVIAGILVLGIGYLLLLALNAPGPLDEFRLPDGSIDQMALGKNVYMKNCLACHMAEGQGGPNNVPPLVGSEWLIEDKETPIRIMLGGLVGPITVKGQLYEGGIMARWSHLGDERIAAVLTYTRKSWGNDAEPIGAEEVAALRGSIPPRPWTAERLIEARRND from the coding sequence ATGGCCGCCGCGAACAAATCCCTGCTGGCCGCGACGCTGGTGATCGCGGGCATTCTTGTGCTGGGCATCGGGTATCTGCTGCTCTTGGCGCTGAACGCGCCGGGGCCGTTGGATGAGTTTCGCCTGCCGGACGGCTCGATCGACCAGATGGCGTTGGGGAAGAACGTGTACATGAAAAACTGTCTGGCCTGTCACATGGCCGAAGGACAGGGTGGTCCGAACAACGTCCCGCCGCTGGTCGGTAGCGAGTGGCTCATCGAGGATAAGGAGACGCCGATCCGTATCATGCTCGGCGGACTGGTCGGGCCGATCACCGTGAAGGGGCAGCTCTACGAGGGCGGGATCATGGCGCGGTGGAGCCACCTCGGCGACGAACGGATCGCGGCGGTGTTGACGTACACCCGGAAGAGCTGGGGCAACGATGCCGAGCCGATCGGTGCCGAGGAGGTCGCGGCACTACGCGGCTCGATCCCGCCGCGACCGTGGACGGCCGAGCGATTGATCGAGGCGCGGCGAAACGACTAG
- a CDS encoding deoxyribodipyrimidine photo-lyase, whose product MPNEIHNTRIRTLNDKDINADGKYVLYWMHASMRTRYNHALEYAIRQANEIGVGVVVCFGLMDGYPEANLRHYRFLLEGLRDVEANLKERDIKFVCKHGQPPTVALHYAEDAALLVGDMGYVRPVRTWYDHVADKAQVKYVQVESEIVVPVETTSDKQEYAARTIRTKIHKKWGDYIVELEPTKVDTSSISYAVTGDIDVSDVDQALEPLDINRNVTPVKRFEGGENAAQKLFGNFVETHLKDYDDGRNEPSKQHHSTMSPYLHFGHISPVQLAYEVKHSRYGKPDDRDAYLEELIVRRELSKNFVWYCGDYDSFECLPDWAKKTLDEHKDDERENVYTRDQLENGETHDEWWNAAMKEMRETGFMANYMRMYWGKKILEWTNTPQYAYETTLYLNNKYFLDGRDPNSYGNVAWIFGLHDRPWTEREIFGKTRYMNANGLKRKFDMEAYVAMVDRLAEEESD is encoded by the coding sequence GTGCCAAACGAGATTCATAACACACGCATTCGCACGCTCAACGACAAGGATATCAACGCCGACGGGAAGTACGTCCTCTACTGGATGCATGCGTCGATGCGGACGCGGTACAACCATGCGTTGGAGTATGCGATTCGACAGGCCAATGAGATCGGCGTCGGTGTGGTCGTGTGCTTCGGGCTGATGGACGGGTACCCGGAGGCGAACCTTCGGCACTATCGCTTTCTGCTCGAAGGCTTGCGTGACGTCGAGGCGAACCTCAAGGAGCGCGACATCAAGTTCGTTTGCAAGCACGGCCAACCGCCGACGGTCGCGCTGCACTACGCCGAGGACGCGGCGTTGCTCGTCGGCGACATGGGGTACGTCCGCCCGGTCCGCACCTGGTACGACCACGTCGCGGATAAGGCGCAGGTGAAGTATGTGCAAGTCGAGAGCGAGATCGTCGTGCCGGTCGAGACGACCAGCGACAAGCAGGAGTACGCCGCCCGCACCATCCGCACGAAGATTCACAAGAAGTGGGGCGACTACATCGTCGAGCTCGAGCCGACAAAAGTGGACACGTCGTCAATCAGCTACGCGGTCACGGGCGACATCGACGTGAGCGACGTCGACCAGGCGCTCGAGCCCCTCGACATCAACCGGAACGTGACACCGGTCAAGCGTTTCGAGGGTGGAGAAAACGCGGCCCAGAAGCTGTTCGGCAACTTCGTCGAGACGCACCTGAAGGACTACGACGACGGGCGCAACGAGCCGAGTAAGCAGCACCATTCGACGATGAGCCCGTACCTGCACTTCGGGCACATCTCGCCGGTGCAGCTTGCGTACGAGGTGAAGCACAGCCGCTACGGCAAGCCCGACGACCGCGACGCCTACCTGGAGGAATTGATCGTTCGCCGAGAGCTTTCCAAGAACTTCGTCTGGTACTGCGGCGACTACGACTCGTTCGAGTGTTTGCCCGACTGGGCCAAGAAAACGCTCGACGAGCACAAGGACGACGAGCGAGAGAACGTCTACACCCGCGACCAGCTAGAGAACGGCGAGACCCATGACGAGTGGTGGAACGCCGCAATGAAGGAGATGCGCGAGACAGGCTTCATGGCCAACTACATGCGGATGTACTGGGGCAAGAAGATCCTGGAGTGGACCAACACGCCGCAGTACGCCTATGAGACGACGCTGTACCTGAACAACAAGTACTTCCTCGACGGCCGCGACCCCAACAGCTACGGCAACGTCGCTTGGATCTTCGGCCTGCACGACCGCCCATGGACCGAACGCGAGATCTTCGGCAAGACCCGCTACATGAACGCCAACGGCCTTAAGCGCAAGTTCGATATGGAGGCTTACGTCGCCATGGTCGACCGGCTTGCCGAGGAAGAGAGCGACTAG
- a CDS encoding DUF2809 domain-containing protein, with protein MLAAVSGGVGALVRHMPMPVAEWWIQNWGTSILYEWMWMALVLALVPRRSTIIPVAVGVATMTVVLEFGQLWQPGWLQAIRATWVGRMMLGTTFSWWDVPSYPIGCALGTVLLRLVWGEQGNLTKG; from the coding sequence ATGCTGGCTGCAGTGTCCGGCGGAGTCGGGGCGTTGGTCCGGCATATGCCGATGCCGGTCGCGGAGTGGTGGATTCAGAATTGGGGCACGAGCATTTTGTATGAGTGGATGTGGATGGCTCTCGTACTCGCGCTGGTGCCGCGACGCTCGACGATCATCCCGGTTGCGGTCGGCGTGGCCACGATGACGGTCGTGCTGGAGTTCGGCCAACTCTGGCAACCAGGCTGGCTGCAGGCGATCCGCGCAACCTGGGTCGGGCGGATGATGCTCGGCACGACCTTCAGCTGGTGGGACGTACCGTCGTATCCGATCGGCTGCGCACTTGGGACGGTTCTGCTCCGTCTGGTTTGGGGTGAGCAGGGGAACCTCACGAAAGGGTAG
- a CDS encoding alkene reductase, with translation MSHDPLFKPHDLGPMTLKNRVLMSPMTRCRAKLPGEVPHELNAEYYRQRSGAGLIFTEATHVAPGGLGYVAMPGIYSEQQQAGWKLVTDAVHEADGLIFAQLYHAGRVTHSDMLPDGLGPVAPSAVALKDTQAHTPNGKQAIPTPHVLTESEIAAIVSEFRGAATVAKAAGFDGVQLHAANGYLPDSFLRDGTNHRTDDFGGSIDNRLRFPLQILHALLEVFAPERIGIRVSPTGAFNEMSDSDPLDHYTRIFGAINETGVGHLEVVGQLFDQPEAHPDQDAINAAAREKFGRTLIFNGDYDAESARSVIGDGKCDLVTFGRPFLGNPDLPRRFAENAPLNDPPAPSLFYDPSAGAKGYTDQPTMSA, from the coding sequence ATGAGCCACGATCCGCTGTTCAAGCCTCACGACCTCGGCCCGATGACGTTGAAGAATCGCGTGCTGATGAGTCCGATGACGCGTTGCCGGGCGAAGCTACCCGGCGAGGTGCCGCATGAATTGAACGCCGAGTACTACCGCCAGCGATCCGGGGCGGGGCTGATCTTCACCGAAGCGACGCACGTCGCCCCCGGCGGTCTCGGTTACGTCGCGATGCCGGGCATTTACTCCGAGCAGCAACAGGCCGGTTGGAAGCTCGTGACCGATGCGGTGCATGAAGCCGACGGGCTGATCTTCGCGCAGTTGTACCACGCCGGCCGGGTGACGCATTCGGACATGCTGCCCGACGGTCTGGGTCCGGTCGCACCCTCGGCCGTTGCCCTCAAAGACACCCAGGCCCACACGCCCAACGGCAAGCAGGCCATACCCACGCCGCACGTGCTGACCGAGTCGGAGATCGCGGCGATCGTGTCCGAGTTTCGCGGGGCGGCCACCGTCGCCAAGGCTGCGGGGTTCGATGGCGTGCAACTCCACGCGGCCAACGGCTACCTGCCCGACTCCTTTCTGCGTGACGGCACCAACCACCGTACCGACGACTTCGGCGGCTCTATCGACAACCGGCTCCGGTTCCCGCTCCAAATCCTCCATGCCCTGCTCGAAGTCTTCGCTCCCGAACGCATCGGCATTCGCGTCTCGCCCACCGGGGCGTTCAACGAGATGTCCGACTCCGACCCGCTCGACCACTACACGCGTATCTTCGGAGCCATCAACGAGACCGGCGTGGGTCACCTCGAAGTTGTCGGCCAGCTCTTCGACCAGCCTGAGGCGCACCCGGACCAGGATGCGATCAATGCCGCCGCACGTGAGAAGTTCGGGCGGACGTTGATCTTCAACGGCGATTACGATGCCGAGTCGGCACGCTCGGTGATCGGTGATGGCAAGTGCGATCTGGTGACCTTCGGCCGACCGTTCCTCGGCAACCCCGATCTGCCGCGACGCTTCGCGGAGAACGCGCCGCTCAACGATCCGCCCGCCCCGTCACTGTTCTACGACCCGTCCGCCGGAGCTAAGGGCTACACCGATCAGCCGACGATGAGTGCGTGA
- a CDS encoding DUF2461 domain-containing protein produces the protein MPIDPKTLTFLRKLKRNNDRAWFKSHASDWEAARSDFLALIADLKPGIEKISDMMFVDEAKSGGSMLRIHRDVRFSKDKSPYKTNLAAVFAHLGVEGKMDAPCMYLQVMPGGKSFVAAGLYGPDSAQLKRIRAAIADDPAAWRKATSGKAFRERLTLVDGSLKRPPKGFDPDHPAIEELKRKRFAAASVEFTDADVCDPAFTRTVLAHYRAAAPLLRFICDALKLPF, from the coding sequence ATGCCGATCGACCCGAAGACGCTCACGTTCCTGCGCAAGCTCAAGCGGAACAACGATCGTGCGTGGTTCAAGTCTCACGCCAGTGATTGGGAAGCGGCGCGGTCCGACTTCCTCGCGCTAATCGCGGACCTCAAACCCGGCATCGAGAAGATCAGCGACATGATGTTCGTCGACGAGGCGAAGTCGGGCGGGTCGATGCTGCGCATCCACCGCGACGTGCGCTTCTCGAAGGACAAGTCGCCGTACAAGACGAACCTTGCGGCAGTGTTCGCCCACCTCGGCGTCGAGGGGAAAATGGACGCGCCGTGCATGTACCTGCAGGTGATGCCCGGTGGCAAGAGCTTCGTCGCGGCCGGGCTGTATGGGCCTGACTCGGCCCAGCTCAAGCGCATCCGCGCCGCCATCGCCGACGACCCGGCCGCGTGGCGGAAAGCCACGTCTGGCAAGGCGTTTCGCGAGCGCCTGACCCTCGTCGACGGCTCGCTCAAACGCCCGCCCAAGGGATTCGACCCCGACCACCCGGCCATCGAAGAACTCAAACGCAAGCGCTTCGCCGCCGCGTCCGTTGAGTTCACCGACGCCGACGTCTGCGACCCGGCGTTCACCCGGACCGTCCTCGCCCACTACCGCGCCGCCGCCCCGCTGCTGCGGTTCATCTGCGACGCGCTCAAGCTTCCGTTCTGA